A window from Armatimonadota bacterium encodes these proteins:
- a CDS encoding carbohydrate-binding family 9-like protein, translating to MSGPSTQIHAKCNLAVALKSFGIAGPLALLCAFAPWRETARTGETLVAVPIQEPYPDKIAPHPKGYVCVRAVAPPRLDGSLSDLQWSRAAWTEDFQDIEGNLKPKPRFRTRAKMLWDAHYLYIGAEMEELDVWATLTEHDSVIFQDNDFEVFIDPNGDNHLYGEIEVNAFGTEWDLLLPKPYKDGGPAINGWEIPGLKVAVHVDGRINEPGDRSEVAGLRSEGGIPGQRDEGWSVEIAIPWKALGEIAGCDCPPKPGDQWRINFSRVEWHVDIVEGKYKKRPNLPEDNWVWSPQGVIDMHRPEHWGYLQFSEREPGAEPFRPDPDWAARDLLHKVYYAQRRYREAHGRFTDDLKQLLTAQLAERAKGLRAQVTDTGFEASLPSADGKRRLRIREDSRIWTD from the coding sequence ATGAGCGGCCCATCCACTCAGATCCACGCCAAATGCAACTTAGCGGTCGCGCTGAAGTCCTTCGGAATTGCCGGCCCTTTGGCGCTCCTTTGCGCCTTTGCGCCATGGCGCGAAACAGCCAGGACCGGGGAAACTCTAGTGGCCGTGCCGATCCAGGAGCCCTACCCCGACAAGATAGCTCCACACCCCAAAGGCTACGTTTGCGTTCGCGCCGTGGCCCCACCAAGGCTAGACGGCTCGCTGAGCGACCTCCAGTGGTCGCGCGCCGCCTGGACCGAGGACTTTCAGGACATCGAAGGCAACCTCAAGCCCAAACCTCGGTTCCGCACCCGGGCCAAGATGCTCTGGGACGCCCACTACCTCTACATCGGCGCGGAAATGGAGGAGCTGGACGTCTGGGCCACACTGACCGAGCATGACTCGGTGATCTTCCAGGACAACGATTTCGAAGTGTTCATCGACCCCAACGGCGACAACCACCTCTATGGCGAGATCGAGGTCAACGCCTTTGGAACGGAGTGGGATCTGCTGCTCCCCAAACCCTACAAGGACGGCGGCCCCGCGATCAACGGTTGGGAGATTCCTGGGCTGAAGGTGGCGGTGCACGTGGATGGCAGGATCAATGAGCCGGGGGACAGGTCCGAGGTCGCAGGTCTGAGGTCCGAAGGAGGGATACCGGGACAAAGGGACGAGGGGTGGTCGGTCGAGATCGCAATACCCTGGAAGGCGCTTGGCGAGATCGCCGGCTGCGATTGCCCTCCAAAGCCCGGCGACCAGTGGCGGATCAACTTCTCACGAGTGGAGTGGCACGTCGACATCGTCGAGGGCAAGTACAAAAAGCGTCCCAACCTACCAGAGGACAATTGGGTTTGGTCTCCCCAGGGCGTGATCGACATGCACCGCCCCGAGCATTGGGGCTACCTGCAGTTCTCCGAAAGGGAACCCGGCGCCGAGCCGTTCCGACCCGATCCCGATTGGGCGGCGCGCGATCTCCTGCACAAGGTCTATTACGCTCAGCGACGCTACCGTGAAGCGCACGGCAGGTTCACCGATGATTTGAAGCAACTGCTGACAGCACAATTGGCCGAGAGGGCCAAGGGGTTGAGAGCGCAGGTGACGGACACCGGTTTCGAAGCATCCCTGCCCTCAGCCGATGGCAAGCGCCGGCTGAGGATCAGGGAAGATTCGCGCATTTGGACGGATTAA
- a CDS encoding HD domain-containing protein encodes MQDAIRQTIEEQERRALSPFAQLSSESAGREREEPQDPIRTCYMRDRDRILHSKSFRRLKHKTQVFIDPQGDHYRTRLTHTLEVAQIARTISRALRLNEDLTEAIALGHDVGHTPFGHAGESALDEVLGAMSAGTEGQWGQGTSGPPQATPSLRPSVPSSLSPTVPSSFRHYEQSLRVLDVLENLNLSQEVRQGVGGHSKGRKDLTDADGEPTSTLEAAVVRISDRIAYMNHDLDDAVRSGIISEIPARFQALGPTQGKRIGAMVEDVVTNSLERPAVVLSPAMLTAMNDLKEWLFLNVYEQYPVVYPDIAKAKRMVKDLFAHFLEPGNLPEGYQGIQGAVDYVAGMTDRFAIDTYVALNIPSEFRVL; translated from the coding sequence ATGCAAGACGCCATTCGCCAAACGATCGAGGAACAAGAGCGCCGGGCGCTCTCGCCTTTTGCGCAGTTATCCTCAGAATCGGCAGGACGGGAGCGAGAAGAGCCACAAGACCCCATCCGCACCTGCTACATGCGCGACCGCGATCGCATCCTGCATTCCAAGTCCTTCCGCCGCCTGAAGCACAAGACGCAGGTATTCATCGACCCCCAGGGCGACCATTACCGAACGCGACTGACGCACACGCTCGAAGTCGCCCAAATCGCGCGGACCATCTCTCGTGCGCTTCGGCTCAATGAGGACCTCACCGAGGCGATCGCGCTTGGCCACGACGTCGGGCACACCCCTTTCGGCCACGCCGGCGAGTCGGCGCTTGATGAGGTGCTGGGAGCGATGAGCGCAGGGACAGAGGGACAATGGGGCCAAGGGACATCCGGACCACCCCAGGCCACTCCGTCCCTCCGTCCCTCCGTCCCTTCGTCCCTTTCTCCGACCGTCCCTTCCTCCTTTCGCCATTACGAACAGTCCCTTCGCGTTCTCGACGTCCTTGAGAATCTCAATTTGAGCCAGGAGGTGCGCCAGGGCGTCGGCGGGCACAGCAAGGGGCGAAAGGACCTAACGGATGCCGATGGGGAGCCCACCAGCACGCTCGAGGCCGCGGTCGTGCGCATCAGCGACCGCATCGCCTACATGAACCACGACCTCGACGACGCCGTGCGCTCGGGGATCATCTCGGAAATCCCGGCGCGGTTCCAGGCGCTGGGGCCGACGCAAGGCAAGCGAATCGGCGCGATGGTCGAGGACGTGGTGACGAACAGCCTCGAGCGTCCTGCCGTGGTGCTGTCGCCAGCCATGCTCACGGCGATGAACGACCTCAAAGAGTGGCTGTTCCTGAACGTCTACGAGCAGTACCCCGTGGTGTATCCGGACATCGCCAAGGCCAAGCGAATGGTGAAGGACCTGTTCGCGCACTTCTTGGAGCCAGGAAACCTCCCCGAGGGCTATCAGGGCATCCAGGGGGCTGTCGACTATGTGGCCGGCATGACCGACCGTTTCGCCATCGATACCTACGTTGCGCTGAACATCCCCAGCGAGTTCCGAGTGCTGTGA
- a CDS encoding adenylate/guanylate cyclase domain-containing protein, translating into MRRLHFEPEVEAAFVEQHTAATIGRVRVVFTVLALFGLAGLLGRDPNSDRAVAAVDYAFTLVFFVLLGLAFLHRFRHLATPSLAVAAVLSQIAIGLTAKSALPAAGIIFNLLYLIIVIATLQARFKTALLFGTAMVAARAWTFSYRGMWADETVLFFSLMVVEAIFLCLASYLNEVRDRKSFLFERSLRAEKERTKALVQNVLPPTIADQLSRDPGTIARQHESATVLFADLVGFTPFAEKHSPNEVVGMLNDVFSRFDALVKESPAVKIKTVGDCYMVAGGIPDPDPNHVANVANLALELRGAANAAGISIRMGIHMGPLISGVLGTERLMYDIWGPTVNFASRLESSAEAGQILVSRAVREALAETHDLEPQGELDLKGLGLKEVFLLQRRKIAPMELV; encoded by the coding sequence GTGCGGCGTCTGCACTTTGAGCCCGAAGTTGAAGCGGCCTTTGTAGAGCAGCATACAGCCGCCACTATCGGACGCGTGCGTGTTGTGTTCACGGTCTTGGCTCTGTTTGGGCTGGCTGGACTTCTGGGTCGAGACCCGAACAGCGACCGGGCCGTCGCAGCCGTAGACTACGCCTTCACCCTTGTTTTCTTTGTGCTGCTGGGCCTGGCCTTTCTCCACCGCTTTAGGCACCTGGCCACGCCCTCCCTCGCCGTTGCCGCTGTCCTGAGCCAAATCGCCATAGGCCTCACGGCGAAGTCTGCGCTTCCGGCAGCAGGCATCATTTTCAACCTCCTCTACCTGATCATTGTCATCGCGACGCTCCAGGCGCGCTTCAAGACCGCGCTACTATTCGGCACTGCGATGGTTGCAGCCAGAGCCTGGACGTTCTCGTATCGTGGCATGTGGGCTGACGAAACGGTGCTGTTCTTTTCGCTGATGGTGGTTGAGGCCATCTTCTTGTGCCTGGCCTCCTACCTCAACGAAGTTCGCGACCGGAAGAGCTTCCTTTTCGAACGCTCGCTTCGGGCCGAAAAGGAAAGGACGAAGGCGCTGGTGCAGAACGTCTTGCCACCCACTATCGCCGATCAACTCAGTCGCGACCCGGGAACGATCGCCAGACAGCATGAATCCGCGACCGTTCTCTTTGCCGATCTGGTGGGCTTCACTCCCTTTGCTGAAAAGCACTCACCCAACGAAGTCGTGGGCATGCTCAACGACGTGTTCTCCCGCTTTGATGCCCTCGTGAAAGAGTCGCCGGCGGTGAAGATCAAGACCGTCGGGGACTGCTACATGGTAGCCGGCGGCATTCCCGACCCAGACCCAAACCATGTCGCCAACGTTGCAAACCTGGCGTTGGAGCTTCGCGGAGCGGCCAACGCGGCGGGCATCTCCATCCGGATGGGCATCCACATGGGGCCACTCATTTCTGGTGTCCTCGGCACGGAGCGCCTGATGTACGACATCTGGGGACCCACGGTGAACTTCGCCTCCAGGCTGGAATCCAGCGCTGAGGCGGGCCAAATCCTGGTCTCGCGCGCCGTGCGAGAGGCTTTGGCGGAGACCCATGACCTGGAACCGCAGGGTGAACTGGACCTCAAAGGGCTAGGCCTGAAAGAGGTCTTCCTACTTCAGCGTCGGAAGATCGCTCCGATGGAACTGGTGTGA
- a CDS encoding GNAT family N-acetyltransferase, with product MGMLQIVDGSSPAWIEEVRTLFLEYAESLGFDLCFQGFEEELATLPGLYAPPCGCILLALCDGGAAGVVAMRPLIRKSGPCDAPFGATEHGAQVVGDGVCEMKRLWVRPAFRGRSLGRKLAEAVVEAGRRAGYNAMVLDTLERMEAARALYASLGFEAMDAYYENPLEGVHYMRKEF from the coding sequence ATGGGCATGCTGCAAATCGTGGATGGTTCTTCGCCTGCTTGGATCGAAGAGGTCCGCACGCTGTTCCTCGAGTATGCCGAGAGCCTGGGCTTCGACCTTTGCTTTCAAGGTTTCGAGGAGGAGCTTGCCACTTTGCCCGGCCTCTATGCGCCTCCTTGCGGATGCATCCTGTTGGCGCTCTGCGACGGTGGGGCCGCGGGCGTGGTGGCGATGCGCCCGCTCATCCGGAAGTCCGGTCCCTGCGACGCTCCGTTCGGCGCGACGGAGCATGGCGCCCAGGTGGTTGGGGACGGCGTCTGCGAGATGAAGCGGCTCTGGGTCCGGCCGGCTTTCAGGGGACGATCCCTGGGGCGGAAGCTGGCTGAGGCCGTGGTGGAGGCCGGTCGCCGCGCAGGCTACAACGCCATGGTGCTGGACACTTTGGAACGTATGGAGGCCGCGAGAGCGCTTTACGCCTCCCTTGGCTTCGAGGCGATGGACGCCTATTACGAGAACCCCCTTGAAGGTGTCCACTACATGCGCAAAGAGTTCTAG
- a CDS encoding NAAT family transporter, producing the protein MLDFGTLLKMLVSLFAVVNPIGTAPLFLGMTGDFPTERGRTARLAALTCTIALLVSAAAGEQILSLFGISVASFRVIGGILFLFMAMDMLNVRPSRTKVTPEEETEAADRRQIAFVPLGIPMLAGPGAISTVLLYMNEGRDTGQKAMVYIVILSTGLLVWMAMSLAAPLGKLLGTTGTNILTRLMGLIVGAIGVEYLVGGLKQLLPGLG; encoded by the coding sequence TTGCTCGACTTCGGCACGCTGCTAAAGATGCTCGTCTCGCTGTTCGCTGTGGTCAACCCGATCGGCACGGCGCCGTTGTTCTTGGGCATGACGGGCGACTTTCCCACCGAGCGCGGGCGTACAGCGCGCCTCGCAGCGCTCACCTGCACCATCGCGCTCCTGGTTTCGGCGGCGGCGGGCGAGCAGATTCTCAGCCTATTCGGGATCAGCGTCGCCAGCTTTCGGGTGATAGGCGGCATCCTCTTTCTCTTCATGGCGATGGACATGCTGAATGTGCGCCCAAGCCGCACGAAGGTCACGCCCGAAGAGGAGACCGAAGCCGCGGACCGTCGCCAGATCGCCTTTGTGCCGCTCGGCATCCCCATGCTGGCAGGTCCCGGCGCGATCAGCACGGTGCTGCTCTACATGAACGAGGGCCGGGACACGGGCCAGAAAGCGATGGTCTACATCGTGATCCTGTCGACGGGCCTGCTCGTTTGGATGGCCATGTCTTTGGCCGCGCCCCTTGGGAAGCTCTTGGGAACGACAGGAACCAACATCCTCACCCGTCTCATGGGGTTGATCGTCGGGGCCATCGGCGTGGAATACCTGGTCGGCGGACTGAAGCAGCTGCTGCCGGGGCTGGGGTAA
- a CDS encoding glycosyltransferase family 2 protein, with the protein MPATSPPDVTVLVPALNEEATIGEVVERLLAMPISKQIIVIDDGSDDKTPVILDKYGTQITVLRNEQRTGKGAAIRKALPFATGKAVIIQDADLEYAPEQIPALVRPIVEGKEKAIYGTRFLHGFPAGMAFANKLVNLLLAWSVRFLYFRKITDEATCYKAFDRELLLRMNLECVRFEFCPEVTAKAFRLGQRIVEVPIKYEPRSKTAGKKIRWTDAPEAFWTLLKWRFGKF; encoded by the coding sequence ATGCCCGCAACGTCACCGCCCGACGTGACTGTTCTCGTTCCTGCGTTGAACGAGGAGGCCACGATTGGCGAGGTCGTCGAGCGGCTCCTCGCAATGCCGATCTCAAAGCAGATCATCGTGATCGACGACGGCAGCGACGACAAGACGCCCGTGATCCTCGACAAATACGGCACTCAGATCACCGTCCTCAGAAACGAGCAACGCACCGGCAAGGGCGCAGCGATCCGCAAAGCTCTTCCCTTCGCGACCGGTAAGGCCGTAATCATCCAAGATGCCGACCTGGAGTATGCCCCGGAGCAGATTCCTGCTCTGGTGAGGCCGATCGTCGAAGGCAAGGAGAAGGCGATCTACGGCACCAGATTCCTGCACGGCTTCCCGGCCGGAATGGCATTTGCCAACAAACTGGTGAACCTGCTGCTGGCCTGGTCGGTACGGTTCCTTTACTTCCGGAAAATCACCGACGAAGCCACCTGCTATAAGGCGTTCGACCGCGAATTGCTGCTCCGCATGAACCTGGAGTGCGTGAGGTTCGAATTTTGCCCGGAGGTCACCGCCAAGGCCTTTCGGCTCGGGCAGCGGATCGTGGAAGTGCCGATCAAGTACGAGCCGCGATCAAAGACGGCAGGCAAGAAAATCCGTTGGACCGACGCCCCCGAAGCGTTCTGGACGTTGCTGAAGTGGCGGTTTGGGAAGTTCTGA
- a CDS encoding S41 family peptidase, which translates to MIRNRSLVAISLAVLAALARADLTASDKTEVVNRLGKEMIERYVVKAKGQAVADMLNENLKKGAYDSITDGAAFAKALGDHINAICGDAHLRVRYSPSVLPQRKEVSQPSAEEIAAQKRQTKLTNAGFEEVKRLGGNLGYIRFFGFFSPEDAARPIQAAMDFVKDTDALIFDIRDNGGGDPRTVNLLCSYLFDKPTHINDILFRRGEKTTTEKFVTRAVKGAKYLNKPIYVLVSKRTGSGAEEFAYDLQNQKRAVILGENTWGGANPGGTVRLNDHFSAFIPVGMARNPITGTNWEGTGVTPDVKISPKDALKEAQILAIKKLLETATGQEETRLRSVLEELKSGALGGS; encoded by the coding sequence ATGATACGAAATCGCTCCCTCGTGGCCATCTCGTTGGCCGTTCTTGCCGCCCTGGCCCGTGCCGACCTCACCGCGTCCGACAAGACCGAAGTGGTCAACCGGCTTGGGAAAGAGATGATCGAGCGCTATGTGGTCAAAGCCAAGGGCCAAGCGGTCGCCGACATGCTCAATGAGAATCTGAAGAAGGGAGCGTACGATTCGATCACCGACGGCGCGGCATTCGCAAAGGCCTTGGGCGATCACATCAACGCCATTTGCGGCGATGCGCACCTCCGCGTGCGGTACAGCCCAAGCGTCTTGCCCCAGCGCAAGGAGGTCTCACAGCCTTCCGCCGAGGAAATCGCCGCTCAGAAACGCCAGACCAAACTGACAAATGCGGGTTTTGAAGAAGTCAAGCGCCTGGGCGGCAACCTCGGCTACATCCGGTTCTTCGGGTTCTTCAGTCCCGAAGACGCGGCCCGCCCAATCCAGGCAGCGATGGACTTTGTAAAGGACACAGACGCCCTGATTTTTGACATCCGCGACAACGGCGGCGGCGACCCGAGGACCGTCAACCTGCTCTGCAGCTACCTTTTCGACAAGCCCACACACATCAACGACATCTTGTTCAGGCGCGGTGAAAAGACCACCACAGAGAAGTTTGTCACCCGCGCCGTGAAAGGCGCGAAGTACCTCAACAAGCCGATCTACGTGCTCGTGAGCAAGCGAACCGGCTCCGGCGCCGAGGAGTTCGCCTATGACCTTCAGAACCAGAAACGGGCCGTGATTCTGGGCGAAAACACTTGGGGCGGCGCCAATCCTGGCGGCACCGTTCGGCTCAACGACCACTTTTCAGCGTTCATCCCGGTGGGCATGGCCCGCAACCCGATCACGGGTACGAACTGGGAAGGTACCGGGGTGACGCCGGACGTCAAGATCAGCCCAAAGGACGCGCTGAAGGAAGCCCAGATTCTGGCGATCAAGAAGCTGCTGGAGACCGCGACGGGCCAAGAAGAGACGCGCTTGAGGTCCGTTCTGGAAGAACTGAAATCAGGTGCGTTGGGCGGCTCCTAG
- a CDS encoding aminopeptidase, with protein sequence MRTFEENLALYAKLTVSEGLALDRGQELLVFAEPVATPLVHLIAAEAYRAGAKNVEVLWADSELSLIRYREGSDEAIGYAPSWLIDAIATAHRQNAARLGILSQDPALLASVPPEKVATQGKAQGAARRVISEIVTGDEINWSLIGAASPAWAARVFPGLAPDQAVAKLWDAIFLTSRVLEEDPIGAWRSHSEQLETRVAMLNDLRLDALHFTGPGTDLRIGLVEGHEWAGGRGRARNGVLCSANIPTEEVFCMPHRERVDGVVSSTMPLSLRGQMVDGIQVEFSGGAAVKMTAAKGQETFAKLLETDESANRLGEVALVPSSCKVAQAGVLFLNTLYDENAASHIAFGASYANNLKGHAGMSPEERLRRGANDSIVHVDWMIGSNQVDVDGILKDGSTVPLMRAGEWV encoded by the coding sequence ATGAGAACCTTCGAAGAAAACCTTGCCCTCTACGCCAAACTCACGGTTTCTGAGGGGCTGGCACTTGACCGAGGTCAGGAGTTGCTGGTCTTCGCCGAGCCCGTGGCTACTCCGCTGGTTCACCTCATCGCCGCCGAAGCGTACAGGGCGGGCGCCAAGAACGTCGAGGTTCTGTGGGCCGACTCGGAGCTTTCGCTTATCCGCTATCGCGAAGGAAGCGACGAAGCGATTGGTTACGCCCCAAGCTGGCTGATAGACGCCATCGCCACGGCCCATCGGCAGAACGCCGCACGCCTAGGGATCCTTAGCCAAGACCCTGCCCTGCTGGCATCGGTTCCGCCGGAGAAGGTGGCGACACAAGGCAAGGCCCAGGGAGCGGCGCGGCGGGTCATCAGCGAAATCGTCACGGGTGACGAAATCAACTGGAGCCTGATTGGAGCGGCTTCCCCCGCGTGGGCCGCGCGGGTCTTCCCCGGGTTGGCTCCAGATCAGGCTGTCGCCAAGCTTTGGGATGCGATCTTCCTGACGTCACGGGTCCTGGAAGAAGACCCCATCGGCGCTTGGCGATCTCATAGCGAGCAGCTTGAGACGCGCGTGGCGATGCTCAACGATTTGCGCCTCGACGCGCTCCATTTCACCGGCCCAGGGACCGACTTGCGCATCGGGCTCGTCGAGGGCCATGAATGGGCTGGCGGGCGCGGCCGCGCCCGCAATGGCGTGCTGTGCTCCGCCAATATCCCGACAGAAGAGGTGTTCTGCATGCCGCACCGCGAACGGGTGGACGGCGTGGTGTCGAGCACGATGCCGCTCAGCCTGCGCGGCCAGATGGTGGACGGAATTCAGGTGGAGTTCTCTGGGGGCGCGGCCGTAAAGATGACGGCGGCCAAGGGCCAGGAGACCTTCGCGAAGCTCTTGGAGACCGACGAAAGCGCCAACCGACTGGGCGAAGTCGCCCTCGTGCCCAGTTCCTGCAAGGTCGCGCAGGCGGGAGTGTTGTTCTTGAACACCCTCTACGACGAAAACGCGGCCTCGCACATCGCATTCGGCGCTTCGTACGCCAATAACCTGAAGGGCCATGCCGGAATGTCGCCAGAGGAACGGCTCAGGAGAGGAGCGAACGACAGCATCGTGCACGTGGACTGGATGATCGGCTCGAACCAGGTAGATGTGGACGGCATCCTGAAGGATGGCTCAACGGTGCCGCTGATGCGTGCCGGGGAGTGGGTATGA
- a CDS encoding four helix bundle protein — MPLVKDFKELRCYQDAFAVAMRVFELSRDWPKSEERSLTSQSRRATRSIAANIAEAWGKRRYEAHFVAKLSDADAECHESRSWIDFAMACGYITPAEFDLLESELKKISGSLVKMMSSPSSWCGPATKRN; from the coding sequence ATGCCACTAGTCAAGGACTTCAAGGAACTTAGGTGCTATCAGGATGCGTTCGCAGTTGCGATGCGCGTCTTTGAGCTATCCAGAGATTGGCCCAAGAGCGAGGAACGGAGTCTCACTTCTCAGAGCAGGCGTGCCACGCGTTCGATCGCGGCGAACATCGCTGAAGCGTGGGGCAAACGACGCTATGAGGCTCACTTCGTCGCCAAACTTTCAGATGCTGACGCGGAATGCCACGAATCTCGTTCGTGGATTGATTTCGCAATGGCATGTGGCTACATTACTCCAGCGGAATTTGACCTTCTCGAATCGGAGCTTAAGAAGATATCTGGCAGCCTTGTCAAAATGATGTCGTCGCCATCCTCCTGGTGCGGTCCCGCTACCAAAAGGAACTAG
- a CDS encoding DinB family protein yields the protein MNDVIAAAKRRASQAMEHFLKVLSFVPEDMLDWKPVPTAKSAFEIAAHCAGYSAGFVGVIATGEFPEQVEDFLGPIQAAIASITTREQAEAALREGTAKTLAALDTVKPEWIDSTIDTLIGPTPFLFFMTIPANHLVNHTGQLDYLQTCWDDQLVHF from the coding sequence ATGAATGATGTGATCGCGGCCGCCAAGAGACGGGCAAGCCAGGCCATGGAGCACTTCTTGAAGGTGCTCAGCTTCGTGCCTGAAGACATGCTTGACTGGAAACCCGTGCCGACCGCCAAGAGCGCTTTCGAGATTGCGGCCCATTGCGCGGGCTATAGCGCCGGTTTCGTCGGCGTGATCGCGACGGGCGAGTTTCCTGAACAGGTCGAGGACTTCCTGGGTCCGATCCAAGCCGCCATTGCGAGCATAACCACCAGAGAGCAGGCCGAGGCTGCGCTGCGCGAGGGCACCGCGAAGACCCTGGCCGCGCTCGATACCGTCAAACCGGAGTGGATTGACTCGACCATCGACACCCTAATCGGCCCTACCCCTTTCCTCTTCTTCATGACGATTCCGGCGAACCACCTTGTGAACCACACCGGCCAGCTCGACTACCTGCAGACCTGCTGGGACGATCAACTGGTGCATTTCTAG
- a CDS encoding SLBB domain-containing protein: MRMRLFATLGFLLLAVLAVCQERPLEYRDVVRVECSESVDLLGTFEVSRDGYVVLPILGSVSVVGLSLQDAAARIRTLLDGSGMRLAGSLRVTRCASPRRPIEFTGSVALSGSLPAGKEWRLSDVVALAKPHEATDMQSIQIVDSLGKSQTVGYALETKGTERDVRLKPGDRVIFKPAVIPDLVSVLGSVASPGTVPFKEGMTVRDAIAAAGGMLRDANPEMVRLERKQVVVDTVNVGLSYDAKVQRGDVVRVPKQTVVPTVVVSGAVIRPGPVALGEQMTLTVALRGAGGISPAAKPDVVILVRRVDGKAVRSTHSLEKIRRGQAADPILEPGDVIEVPFRNAKGGLH, from the coding sequence GTGCGGATGCGGCTCTTTGCTACTCTCGGTTTCCTGCTGCTTGCCGTGCTGGCGGTATGCCAAGAGCGTCCTCTCGAATACCGAGACGTAGTCCGCGTTGAGTGTTCTGAGAGCGTGGACCTGCTGGGCACATTCGAAGTGAGTCGGGACGGCTACGTCGTTTTGCCGATCCTCGGTTCCGTTTCTGTGGTTGGGCTCTCTCTTCAAGACGCCGCGGCGCGGATACGAACACTCCTCGACGGTTCCGGCATGCGCTTAGCCGGCAGTCTTCGGGTGACCCGGTGCGCCTCTCCGCGCCGCCCGATTGAGTTCACGGGGTCGGTGGCGCTATCGGGTTCGCTGCCGGCCGGCAAAGAGTGGCGGCTCTCCGATGTGGTGGCACTGGCGAAGCCACACGAGGCCACCGACATGCAGTCCATACAAATCGTCGACTCTCTTGGCAAATCGCAAACGGTGGGTTACGCTCTTGAAACCAAGGGAACCGAGAGGGACGTGAGGCTCAAGCCGGGCGACCGCGTGATCTTCAAACCCGCCGTGATCCCGGATTTGGTGAGCGTATTGGGCTCCGTCGCTTCCCCGGGAACGGTGCCGTTCAAAGAGGGCATGACCGTTCGTGATGCCATCGCCGCCGCAGGCGGGATGCTGCGCGACGCCAACCCTGAAATGGTGCGGCTTGAGCGCAAGCAGGTGGTGGTGGACACGGTCAACGTTGGCCTTTCATACGACGCGAAGGTTCAGCGTGGCGACGTGGTTCGGGTGCCTAAGCAGACGGTGGTGCCGACCGTGGTGGTCAGCGGCGCTGTGATTCGCCCGGGCCCGGTGGCGCTCGGCGAGCAGATGACGCTTACGGTGGCCCTACGTGGCGCTGGAGGCATCTCACCGGCGGCCAAGCCCGACGTGGTGATTCTGGTTCGGCGGGTGGACGGCAAGGCCGTTCGCTCAACCCACTCATTGGAGAAGATTCGGCGGGGCCAGGCTGCCGATCCGATTTTGGAGCCCGGCGACGTGATCGAAGTGCCGTTTCGGAACGCCAAAGGCGGCCTGCATTGA